A genomic window from Silene latifolia isolate original U9 population chromosome 11, ASM4854445v1, whole genome shotgun sequence includes:
- the LOC141614763 gene encoding F-box protein KIB3-like — protein MVSVRDGTQDLDFVTDHFERAKKGKIVSLGFSSYGSLPLYESDFGWGKPVWVTSATLAMKNVIILIPSHSRTQVDAYVCLSEESMRNLECDQEFTLFAMKSVPWLLLAENTQNNPNCVRKIFNLSNNKCYNLNLPQTFGARCWGSPYGWIAMIDRNYDVILFNPITKAQIPFPSLKSLDDGGIKSKSDGSYQHWFLGCFANRLIVLKVPQHQHYEFVVLVVHVYYHSLSFARQGDKSWTPVLVNSKEHHIVDIVGMDDNIFGLYGDGSIVFWNFKEFNALELIKPADYSPCRHEFIVKFYQGGCNHIYFVRSGSDLLIVLRYKDDYVTNNEDEDEDDIACKTVDFDVYRFNSIDKGWEEIKDLGEVALIVGGNTSMCVSVAHSKGLQRNCIYFTDDECCFWNSSIDPGGHDMGFFDMKNGNIQRFYHGDDMHSSFAPPTLFIPQL, from the exons ATGGTAAGTGTCCGAGATGGTACTCAAGACTTGGATTTTGTAACTGATCATTTTGAAAGAGCTAAAAAGGGAAAGATTGTTTCGCTCGGATTTAGCTCGTATGGTAGTTTGCCACTTTACGAGTCGGATTTCGGTTGGGGAAAGCCAGTGTGGGTAACATCAGCTACTCTTGCCATGAAGAATGTCATTATATTGATTCCTAGTCATTCTCGTACACAAGTTGATGCTTATGTTTGCTTGAGTGAAGAAAGCATGAGGAACCTTGAGTGTGATCAAGAGTTCACTTTGTTTGCTATGAAAA GTGTACCATGGCTTTTACTCGCTGAAAACACTCAAAATAATCCCAATTGTGTTCGCAAGATTTTTAATCTTAGTAATAACAAGTGTTACAATTTGAACCTCCCTCAGACATTTGGAGCAAGGTGTTGGGGTTCGCCTTACGGTTGGATAGCAATGATTGATCGTAACTACGATGTTATATTGTTTAATCCAATCACTAAGGCACAAATTCCTTTCCCTAGTCTAAAATCCTTAGATGATGGTGGTATTAAGTCTAAGAGTGATGGAAGTTATCAGCATTGGTTTTTGGGTTGTTTCGCAAACAGGCTTATTGTGCTTAAAGTTCCTCAACATCAGCATTACGAGTTTGTTGTTCTGGTAGTTCATGTGTATTACCATAGCCTATCTTTCGCTAGGCAAGGCGATAAATCATGGACACCTGTCTTGGTGAACTCGAAAGAACACCACATTGTTGATATTGTCGGAATGGACGATAATATTTTTGGTTTATATGGAGATGGATCAATTGTGTTTTGGAATTTCAAGGAATTCAACGCTCTTGAGCTTATAAAACCAGCCGATTATTCACCGTGTCGCCATGAATTTATTGTCAAGTTTTACCAAGGAGGTTGTAACCATATATATTTCGTACGCTCAGGTAGTGATCTCCTCATAGTGTTACGATACAAGGATGACTACGTGACTAAtaatgaggatgaggatgaggatgatatTGCTTGTAAGACAGTTGATTTTGACGTGTATAGATTTAATTCGATAGACAAAGGTTGGGAGGAAATTAAAGATTTGGGGGAAGTCGCGTTGATTGTAGGTGGTAACACTTCAATGTGTGTTTCAGTAGCACATTCTAAAGGATTACAACGTAATTGCATATATTTCACCGATGATGAATGTTGCTTTTGGAATTCATCAATAGATCCCGGTGGACATGATATGGGTTTCTTTGACATGAAGAATGGCAACATACAACGATTTTACCATGGTGACGATATGCACTCATCATTTGCCCCACCGACCCTCTTTATTCCCCAACTTTAA
- the LOC141614765 gene encoding stemmadenine O-acetyltransferase-like: protein MIVEVISKEVIKPSIPTPNHLKYHNLSLFDRVNGPILMPTIFFYSINRSLNPDINTMVTRLNESLFVTLTKFYPLAGQVTDQNHVICNDEGVPYVQTRVNRRLNKVVDKAEVRELDKLLPCKPHGPSTLILTIQVNVFECGGIAIGICMNHKVCDAFSILMFINTWSIIARGDRISESSCILPRFDGAKLFPSTNNLSKFSRIVATSKSITNNVPYEVCQAVSVRSKINYFQEKSFYFGNLYVNAIAKPLVTTDNGSKMYREIIELIRDATKKIDSTFMVSVRDGTQDLDFVTDHFERAKKGKIVSLGFSSYGSLPLYESDFGWGKPVWVTSATLAMKNVIILIPSHFRTQVDAYVCLSEESMRNLECDQEFTLFAKKSLCSKL from the exons ATGATCGTGGAAGTTATTTCAAAGGAAGTAATTAAACCATCGATCCCGACTCCAAATCACCTCAAATATCACAATCTCTCATTGTTTGATCGTGTTAACGGTCCAATCCTAATGCCTACGATCTTCTTTTACTCGATTAACCGGAGTCTCAACCCCGATATTAACACCATGGTGACTCGATTAAACGAGTCTTTATTCGTCACGCTAACAAAGTTCTATCCACTCGCAGGTCAAGTCACAGACCAAAACCACGTCATTTGCAACGACGAGGGTGTGCCTTACGTGCAAACCCGAGTAAATAGGCGCCTAAATAAAGTCGTCGATAAGGCGGAGGTACGTGAGTTAGACAAGTTGTTGCCATGCAAACCCCATGGACCATCTACATTAATCTTGACTATACAAGTTAATGTATTTGAATGTGGTGGTATAGCGATTGGTATATGTATGAATCACAAAGTTTGTGACGCCTTTTCGATATTAATGTTTATAAATACTTGGTCGATTATTGCTCGAGGTGACAGAATTAGCGAGAGTAGTTGCATACTTCCTCGTTTTGACGGAGCAAAGCTATTTCCTTCGACGAATAACTTGTCGAAATtcag TCGAATTGTTGCTACATCGAAATCAATAACTAATAATGTTCCATATGAGGTGTGTCAAGCCGTTAGTGTACGTTCGAAGATAAATTATTTTCAAGAAAAGAGTTTTTACTTTGGAAATTTATATGTTAATGCCATAGCGAAACCATTAGTAACGACCGATAACGGAAGCAAAATGTACCGAGAAATAATAGAGTTAATCAGAGACGCTACAAAGAAAATAGACTCGACTTTTATGGTAAGTGTCCGAGATGGTACTCAAGACTTGGATTTTGTAACTGATCATTTTGAAAGAGCTAAAAAGGGAAAGATCGTTTCGCTTGGATTTAGCTCCTATGGTAGTTTGCCACTTTACGAGTCGGATTTCGGTTGGGGAAAGCCAGTGTGGGTAACATCAGCTACTCTTGCCATGAAGAATGTCATTATATTGATTCCTAGTCATTTTCGTACACAAGTTGATGCTTATGTTTGCTTGAGTGAAGAAAGCATGAGGAACCTTGAGTGTGATCAAGAGTTCACTTTGTTTGCTAAGAAAAGTTTGTGTAGCAAATTGTAA
- the LOC141614764 gene encoding F-box/kelch-repeat protein KIB1-like produces MASDFSTLPLDVLGVIALKLETFEDFIKFSAVCRSWDLASSSIKHQWAPTPVVPWLLLAENTQNNPNCVRKIFNLSNNKCYNLNLPQTFGARCWGSPYGWIAMIDRNYDVILFNPITKAQIPFPCLKSLDDGGVKSKSDKGYHNWFLGCFANRLIVLKVPQNDHYEFVVLVVHVYYHSLSFARQGDKSWIPVLVNSKEHHIVDIVGMDDNIFGLYGDGSIVFWNFKEFNTLELIKPADYSPCRHEFIVKFYQGGCNHIYFVRSGSDLLIVLRYKDNYVTNNEDEDEDDIACKTVDFDVYRLNSIHKSWEEIKDLGEVALIVGGNTSMCVSVAHSKGLQRNCIYFTDDECCFWNSSIDPGGHDMGFFDMKNGNIQRFYHGDDMHSSFAPPTLFIPQL; encoded by the coding sequence ATGGCGTCCGATTTCTCGACGTTGCCTCTTGATGTCCTCGGTGTAATTGCATTAAAGTTGGAAACTTTCGAAGATTTTATTAAGTTTTCTGCTGTATGTCGTTCTTGGGATCTTGCTTCGTCTTCAATAAAACATCAATGGGCGCCTACACCAGTTGTACCATGGCTTTTACTCGCTGAAAACACTCAAAATAATCCCAATTGTGTTCGCAAGATTTTTAATCTTAGTAATAATAAGTGTTACAATTTGAACCTCCCTCAGACATTTGGAGCAAGGTGTTGGGGTTCGCCTTACGGTTGGATAGCAATGATTGATCGTAACTACGATGTTATATTGTTTAATCCAATCACTAAGGCACAAATTCCTTTCCCTTGTCTAAAATCCTTAGATGATGGTGGTGTtaagtctaagagtgataaaggTTACCATAATTGGTTTTTAGGTTGTTTCGCGAACAGACTTATTGTGCTAAAAGTGCCTCAAAATGATCATTACGAGTTTGTTGTTCTCGTAGTTCATGTGTATTACCATAGCCTATCTTTCGCTAGGCAAGGCGATAAATCATGGATACCTGTCTTGGTGAACTCAAAAGAACACCATATTGTTGATATTGTCGGAATGGACGATAATATTTTTGGTTTATATGGAGATGGATCAATTGTGTTTTGGAATTTCAAGGAATTCAACACTCTTGAGCTTATAAAACCAGCCGATTATTCACCGTGTCGCCATGAATTTATTGTCAAGTTTTACCAAGGAGGTTGTAACCATATATATTTTGTACGCTCAGGTAGTGATCTCCTCATAGTGTTACGATACAAGGATAACTACGTGACTAAtaatgaggatgaggatgaggatgatatTGCTTGTAAGACAGTTGATTTTGACGTGTATAGATTAAATTCGATACACAAAAGTTGGGAGGAAATTAAAGATTTGGGGGAAGTCGCGTTGATTGTAGGTGGTAACACTTCAATGTGTGTTTCAGTAGCACATTCTAAAGGATTACAACGTAATTGCATATATTTCACCGATGATGAATGTTGCTTTTGGAATTCATCAATAGATCCCGGTGGACATGATATGGGTTTCTTTGACATGAAGAATGGCAACATACAACGATTTTACCATGGTGACGATATGCACTCATCATTTGCCCCACCGACCCTCTTTATTCCCCAACTTTAA
- the LOC141614762 gene encoding uncharacterized protein LOC141614762: MNVPKHSFIFWLYALNRLSTRDRLVAHGICSETVCILCQQEDESKDHIFFHCAFSRRCLHLVQNWLQIDMGDKEPLLWCYSWRCPSLFQKQVTYAGIASLIYHIWDAHNRCRVEGIMPTPDFLFDRIKHVVIGRAHNNLAKCKTRVGYNWLASVGITS, encoded by the coding sequence ATGAATGTTCCAAAGCATTCATTTATCTTTTGGCTGTATGCTCTCAACAGACTATCCACTAGAGATAGGCTTGTGGCTCATGGAATCTGTTCTGAGACTGTGTGTATTCTTTGCCAGCAAGAGGATGAAAGTAAAGATCACATTTTCTTCCATTGTGCATTCAGTAGACGCTGCCTGCATTTGGTTCAGAATTGGTTACAAATTGATATGGGAGATAAGGAGCCTTTACTTTGGTGTTACAGTTGGAGGTGTCCATCATTGTTCCAGAAACAGGTTACTTATGCTGGGATTGCTAGTCTCATTTATCACATTTGGGATGCTCATAATAGATGTAGAGTGGAAGGGATTATGCCTACTCCTGATTTTCTTTTTGACAGAATTAAACATGTTGTAATTGGTAGAGCTCATAACAATCTTGCTAAATGTAAAACGAGAGTTGGGTATAATTGGTTAGCTAGTGTAGGTATAACTAGTTAA